From a single Lewinella sp. LCG006 genomic region:
- the argB gene encoding acetylglutamate kinase — MLRILKIGGNVLADPLALDQALSFFADYQSPAILVHGGGREASDLLKKMGHEAKMVNGRRITDAATLEVVTMVYAGLLNKQLVAQLQAKNCNALGVTGADGNLIRAHKRIVKDIDYGFAGDIDAVNTAGFKSLLEGGFSPVCCAITHDKQGQLLNTNADTIASSIAVALAAAYEVELLYCFEKPGVLMDAEDNKSVIGHLNPTSYAELKQEGIVHSGMLPKLDNAFAAIANGVKAVYVGNLESLGNGKATRLSW; from the coding sequence ATGTTACGTATTCTCAAAATTGGTGGCAATGTTTTGGCCGACCCTCTGGCATTGGACCAGGCGCTTTCGTTTTTTGCTGATTACCAAAGCCCTGCCATACTGGTGCACGGGGGCGGCCGTGAAGCCAGTGATCTGCTCAAAAAGATGGGCCACGAAGCCAAAATGGTCAATGGTCGCCGGATTACAGATGCCGCTACACTGGAAGTTGTCACGATGGTCTACGCTGGTTTACTCAATAAGCAGCTGGTGGCTCAACTACAAGCCAAAAACTGCAACGCCCTGGGCGTTACTGGAGCCGACGGCAACCTCATCCGGGCGCATAAACGGATCGTCAAGGATATCGACTACGGCTTCGCCGGAGATATTGATGCGGTTAATACCGCAGGTTTTAAGTCGCTGCTGGAGGGGGGCTTCTCCCCGGTATGTTGTGCCATCACCCACGATAAGCAGGGGCAACTATTGAATACCAATGCGGATACCATCGCTTCCAGCATTGCCGTAGCACTGGCAGCGGCCTATGAGGTTGAACTGCTTTACTGCTTTGAAAAACCTGGTGTCTTGATGGATGCAGAGGATAATAAAAGTGTAATTGGGCACCTGAACCCCACAAGCTACGCGGAACTGAAACAAGAAGGCATTGTCCATTCTGGGATGCTGCCCAAATTGGACAATGCTTTCGCGGCGATAGCGAATGGGGTAAAAGCGGTTTATGTGGGGAATTTGGAAAGTTTAGGCAACGGTAAGGCTACTCGGTTGAGTTGGTGA